From a region of the Thermosipho melanesiensis BI429 genome:
- a CDS encoding alpha/beta hydrolase family protein, with translation MKKLEIRDLLKFKFISSLSFSPDGKFLGFVVHKMNEEENNYISNIWVYNTESKNLFQLTTFGRESNFIWLDNETILFPSIRDEKEKKRKEKGETFTIFYKISINGGEAEKYFEVPYIVRKIEKLNDQTFVLLVSSDKNIPDFTKPDEKEKQQALKKIKEEKDYEIIDEIPFWQNGAGFTNKKRTRLYLYNLKENTFIPLTDEFTNVIQFDIKNDKKKILFISNRYKNKMKIGADLFLYDVNSNTLEKLTHETSFRYTYAYFLDDSIIFAGSNMKKYGITENPKFYLLEPKTKHVTLLTPDFDLSLRNSVGTDCRYGSNKNAVTDENYFYFITTEWNSSYLNRINKEGKIEKLTKKGGSIDGFDAKNGKIYFVGFKDYKLQEIYELKDTETQITTFNEWVVKERKISKPERFTFLSGDGVKLEGWIIRPVDFDESKKYPAILDIHGGPKTVYGEVFFHEMQVWANEGYVVMFTNPRGSDGRGNEFADIRGKYGTVDYEDLMKFVDEALKRSPFIDKEKLGVTGGSYGGFMTNWIIGHTDRFKAAASQRSISNWISKFATTDIGYFFVEDQHASNPWNNYEKLWWHSPMKYADKIKTPTLFIHSEEDYRCWLAEGIQMFTSLKYFGVESRLVLFKGENHELSRSGKPKHRIRRLKEITEWFNKYLK, from the coding sequence TAACACAGAAAGTAAAAATTTATTTCAACTTACAACTTTTGGCCGAGAAAGTAATTTTATATGGCTTGATAACGAAACAATCCTTTTTCCATCAATCAGAGATGAAAAAGAAAAAAAAAGAAAGGAAAAAGGGGAAACATTTACAATATTTTACAAAATTAGCATAAACGGTGGAGAAGCTGAGAAATATTTTGAAGTACCTTACATTGTAAGAAAAATAGAAAAATTAAATGATCAAACATTTGTTTTACTTGTATCATCCGATAAAAACATTCCAGATTTTACAAAACCTGATGAAAAAGAAAAACAACAAGCATTAAAAAAGATAAAAGAAGAGAAAGATTATGAAATAATTGATGAAATCCCTTTCTGGCAAAATGGCGCCGGCTTTACAAACAAAAAAAGAACAAGACTTTATCTGTATAATTTAAAGGAAAATACATTTATACCACTTACAGATGAATTTACCAACGTAATTCAATTTGATATTAAAAATGACAAAAAGAAAATTTTATTTATATCAAATAGATATAAAAACAAAATGAAAATAGGTGCAGATTTGTTCTTGTATGATGTAAACAGTAATACACTTGAAAAATTAACACACGAAACTTCATTTAGATATACATATGCATATTTTTTAGATGATTCAATAATTTTTGCTGGCAGTAATATGAAAAAATATGGAATTACTGAAAATCCAAAATTTTATCTTTTAGAGCCAAAAACAAAGCATGTAACCTTACTTACCCCTGATTTTGATTTAAGTTTACGAAATAGTGTAGGAACTGATTGTAGATATGGTTCAAATAAAAATGCAGTAACCGACGAAAATTACTTTTATTTTATTACAACTGAATGGAATAGTTCATATCTTAACAGGATAAATAAAGAAGGCAAAATAGAAAAATTAACAAAAAAAGGTGGTTCAATAGATGGTTTTGACGCAAAAAATGGAAAAATTTACTTTGTTGGTTTTAAGGATTACAAACTTCAAGAAATATATGAATTAAAAGATACAGAAACACAAATTACTACTTTCAACGAATGGGTTGTGAAAGAAAGAAAAATTTCAAAACCAGAACGATTCACTTTCTTATCAGGTGATGGTGTAAAACTCGAAGGGTGGATAATAAGGCCTGTAGATTTTGATGAATCCAAAAAATATCCAGCAATACTAGACATTCATGGAGGACCAAAAACTGTATATGGAGAGGTATTTTTCCATGAAATGCAAGTTTGGGCAAATGAAGGATATGTAGTAATGTTTACAAATCCACGAGGTAGTGATGGGAGAGGGAATGAATTTGCCGATATTAGGGGGAAATATGGAACAGTTGACTATGAAGATTTAATGAAATTTGTTGATGAAGCATTAAAAAGGTCCCCGTTTATCGATAAAGAAAAACTTGGGGTTACAGGCGGTTCTTATGGGGGGTTTATGACAAATTGGATAATTGGTCATACTGATAGATTTAAAGCAGCAGCATCTCAAAGAAGCATATCAAATTGGATTTCAAAGTTTGCAACAACTGATATAGGATATTTCTTTGTAGAAGACCAACACGCATCAAATCCATGGAATAATTACGAAAAACTTTGGTGGCATTCTCCAATGAAATATGCCGATAAAATTAAAACTCCAACACTTTTCATTCATTCTGAAGAAGATTACAGATGTTGGCTTGCTGAAGGAATTCAGATGTTTACATCGTTAAAATATTTTGGAGTTGAATCACGACTTGTTTTATTTAAAGGAGAAAATCATGAACTTTCAAGAAGTGGTAAGCCAAAGCATAGAATAAGAAGGCTGAAAGAAATTACTGAATGGTTTAACAAATACTTAAAGTAA
- a CDS encoding pilus assembly FimT family protein produces MVKTGFTLLEILIVLVILSVLFGIGYVSFETVYRNISTESRLSGISQNLFFFLVEARRGAVLKDTIYCIKFNGGKFYSFVDEDLDGNSDNGKKSEISLEESMEVYVNGNKVENFEIYTYDAFFLKKSGNTLITEYSNLEIEIKYKDRTKVIKIENSLPKILE; encoded by the coding sequence ATGGTAAAAACTGGATTTACATTATTGGAGATATTAATTGTACTGGTTATACTTTCGGTTTTATTCGGTATAGGTTATGTAAGTTTTGAAACTGTATACAGAAATATTTCTACCGAATCTAGGCTTTCAGGAATTTCTCAGAATTTGTTCTTTTTTCTTGTTGAGGCAAGAAGAGGAGCAGTATTAAAGGATACAATTTATTGTATAAAGTTTAATGGTGGTAAATTTTATTCTTTTGTTGACGAAGATTTAGATGGAAATTCGGATAATGGAAAAAAATCCGAGATTTCATTGGAAGAATCGATGGAAGTATATGTTAATGGAAATAAAGTGGAAAATTTTGAGATATATACTTACGATGCATTTTTTTTGAAAAAGAGTGGAAATACGTTGATAACGGAGTATTCTAATTTAGAGATTGAGATAAAGTATAAAGACAGAACAAAGGTTATAAAAATAGAAAATTCCTTGCCAAAGATTTTGGAGTGA
- a CDS encoding IGHMBP2 family helicase, whose product MEEYIKKLIQLVKLERDEEIKRMQWEMKNLTGKQRENKGRAILDLSPKIIGEELGMYLVKFGRKKQIETEIGTGDEVIISKGNPTKSDIKGVVTERGKRFIVVSLSNLLPKDFKNVRIDLYASDITYKRQIDNLENNDVKKILKYILSDPKVVDNGTEEFTPIDNNLNEYQKLAISKALKSEDFSLIHGPFGTGKTRTLAEYILQEAKKGKKILVTADSNLAVDNLVERLSESISHVRIGHPSRISSHLLSSSLMYKIQTHNKYKEIEKLKKTFEKLIQERESFQKPIPKWKRGLTDKQILKLAENNKSQRGIPLKIIKDMAKWIKLNEKIETIKENIYKIEEEISKDIINNSMVVFTTNSSAYIDILKDYEFDVVVVDEATQSTIPSVLIPLSKGKKFVLAGDHKQLPPTILSEKAKELSTTLFEMLIKKYPQKSEILKIQYRMNERLMEFPNKEFYNNLLISGVKNITLKDLNFKGKTPLTNYENVLIFIDTSCLENYEEQRKDSTSYINKLEANVIKNIVESFINEGAKREWIGVISPYDDQVELIRSFDLKIDVNTVDGFQGREKEIILISFVRSNKNGELGFLNDLRRLNVSLTRAKRKLILIGNSNTLIKNQTYKRLINFIKKGYGGIKWLEISSLI is encoded by the coding sequence TTGGAAGAATATATAAAAAAATTAATACAACTAGTAAAGCTTGAAAGAGATGAGGAAATTAAAAGAATGCAATGGGAAATGAAAAATTTAACAGGAAAACAAAGAGAGAACAAAGGAAGAGCCATTCTAGATCTTTCACCTAAAATAATAGGTGAAGAGCTTGGAATGTATTTGGTAAAATTTGGAAGAAAAAAACAAATTGAAACAGAAATAGGAACAGGTGATGAGGTAATAATAAGCAAAGGAAATCCAACAAAAAGTGATATAAAAGGTGTGGTTACAGAAAGGGGAAAAAGATTTATAGTAGTATCACTATCAAATCTTTTACCAAAAGATTTTAAAAATGTAAGGATTGATCTTTACGCAAGTGATATAACCTATAAACGACAAATAGATAATTTAGAAAATAACGATGTGAAAAAAATACTAAAATACATTTTATCTGACCCCAAAGTTGTTGATAACGGAACAGAAGAATTTACCCCTATTGACAACAACCTAAATGAATATCAAAAACTTGCCATATCAAAAGCTCTAAAAAGTGAAGACTTCTCCCTTATTCACGGACCATTTGGAACTGGAAAAACAAGAACGCTTGCAGAATATATACTTCAAGAAGCAAAAAAAGGGAAAAAAATACTTGTTACTGCAGATAGTAACTTAGCAGTGGACAACTTGGTCGAAAGGTTATCAGAAAGCATTTCACATGTAAGAATAGGACATCCTTCTAGGATATCAAGTCATCTACTTAGCTCATCTCTTATGTATAAAATACAAACACACAATAAATACAAAGAAATTGAAAAATTGAAAAAAACATTCGAAAAATTAATACAAGAAAGAGAAAGTTTTCAAAAACCAATTCCAAAATGGAAAAGAGGATTAACTGATAAACAAATATTAAAACTTGCAGAAAACAACAAATCACAAAGAGGTATACCTTTAAAAATAATCAAAGACATGGCAAAATGGATTAAATTAAACGAAAAAATAGAAACTATAAAGGAAAATATCTATAAAATAGAAGAAGAGATATCTAAAGATATTATCAATAATTCAATGGTCGTATTTACAACAAATTCATCAGCATATATTGATATTTTAAAGGATTACGAATTCGATGTGGTTGTAGTTGACGAAGCAACCCAATCAACTATTCCAAGTGTTTTAATTCCTTTATCTAAAGGGAAAAAATTTGTTCTTGCGGGAGATCACAAACAACTACCTCCAACTATTTTGTCCGAAAAGGCAAAAGAACTTTCTACAACACTATTTGAAATGCTAATAAAAAAATACCCCCAAAAAAGTGAAATATTAAAAATACAATATCGCATGAATGAAAGACTCATGGAATTTCCCAACAAGGAATTTTACAACAACCTTTTAATCTCTGGTGTAAAAAATATCACATTAAAAGATCTAAACTTTAAAGGCAAAACCCCTTTAACAAATTACGAAAATGTACTTATTTTTATCGATACATCGTGCTTAGAAAATTACGAAGAACAAAGAAAGGATTCCACATCATACATAAACAAACTGGAAGCAAATGTTATAAAAAACATTGTAGAAAGTTTTATAAATGAAGGAGCAAAAAGGGAATGGATTGGTGTAATTTCTCCATATGACGATCAAGTTGAACTGATAAGAAGTTTTGATCTCAAAATAGACGTCAACACAGTAGACGGTTTTCAGGGAAGGGAAAAGGAAATAATTTTAATATCTTTTGTAAGATCAAACAAAAACGGAGAACTTGGATTCTTAAACGACCTAAGAAGATTAAATGTTTCATTAACCAGGGCAAAAAGAAAACTTATATTAATAGGAAATTCTAATACACTAATAAAAAATCAAACGTACAAAAGGTTGATAAACTTTATAAAAAAAGGATACGGAGGGATAAAATGGTTAGAAATATCATCTTTGATTTAG
- a CDS encoding type II secretion system protein produces MKKGFTFVELLVSLIIIGLTFQIVVSVVFNSVESYKLSRVNMQNLYAESYVTLLYDILENELRYAGSGGELLKNLYLPKYTIDDEESYMPKGGKYTEVTDVLWLADSIDINEDSTSLVLYITYVVTYKNFFVRNTDGTYSPLYKGYVGNFGWTIIKNKLSSSAEGYFTRFAKLKVEKISGPDEFPGEIGPEDTFKIDEINLANQLKTLPLSDEDKYIYPLSKNSIDSVEYATSLFRQTKVVFEKEMGKIYIERFFPVLDLSQKHYRQDILENVKDFEVYALYYPNGEKKLSEIKNMSFDLSSIYALKFAVTWRSPWDDFEIKKTRIITLIPNL; encoded by the coding sequence ATGAAAAAAGGTTTTACATTTGTAGAATTACTTGTATCGCTAATAATAATTGGGTTGACGTTTCAAATAGTTGTTTCTGTTGTTTTTAATTCTGTTGAATCATATAAGCTTTCAAGGGTAAATATGCAGAATTTGTATGCGGAAAGTTATGTTACTCTTTTGTACGATATATTGGAAAATGAATTGCGATATGCAGGAAGTGGAGGTGAACTTTTAAAGAATTTATATTTACCTAAATATACAATAGATGACGAAGAAAGCTATATGCCGAAGGGAGGAAAATATACGGAGGTAACAGATGTCCTCTGGTTGGCGGATTCCATTGATATTAACGAAGATAGTACCTCTTTAGTATTATATATTACTTATGTGGTAACTTATAAAAACTTTTTTGTAAGAAATACAGATGGTACTTATTCTCCATTATATAAAGGATATGTGGGAAATTTTGGCTGGACTATTATTAAAAATAAATTATCTTCTTCTGCAGAAGGATATTTTACAAGATTTGCCAAACTAAAGGTTGAAAAAATTTCAGGTCCAGATGAATTTCCTGGAGAAATTGGGCCAGAGGATACATTTAAAATAGATGAGATAAATCTTGCAAATCAATTAAAAACATTGCCTTTATCTGATGAAGATAAGTATATTTATCCTTTGTCAAAAAATAGTATAGATTCTGTGGAGTATGCAACAAGTTTATTTAGGCAAACTAAAGTAGTTTTTGAAAAAGAAATGGGGAAGATATATATTGAAAGATTTTTTCCAGTCTTAGATTTATCTCAAAAACATTACAGACAAGATATTCTTGAAAATGTAAAGGATTTTGAGGTATATGCATTATATTATCCCAATGGTGAGAAAAAATTATCTGAAATAAAAAATATGAGTTTTGATTTAAGTTCCATATATGCGTTGAAATTTGCAGTTACGTGGAGATCCCCTTGGGATGATTTTGAGATAAAAAAGACGAGAATAATTACATTGATACCGAATTTGTGA
- a CDS encoding type II secretion system protein, which yields MKKGSLLVEVLITLTIIVFAFSIAFVPSWNLVKKTKENSQLIKMSEILLNKCEEYSYQNVSSIIPGTFNEYYDGENYKIVISKNSTKTQENFNVYSGYDEIIYPVITIVSVRVEKDGKYIEAQVVPQQW from the coding sequence ATGAAGAAAGGTTCGCTTTTGGTCGAAGTTCTTATTACACTAACAATAATAGTTTTTGCATTTAGTATAGCTTTTGTACCTTCTTGGAATTTGGTAAAAAAAACCAAAGAAAACTCTCAGCTTATTAAGATGTCTGAAATTTTGTTAAACAAATGCGAAGAATATTCATATCAGAACGTTTCATCTATAATTCCTGGTACTTTTAATGAGTATTATGATGGTGAAAACTATAAAATAGTGATTTCTAAAAATAGTACAAAAACACAGGAAAATTTTAACGTTTACTCAGGTTACGATGAAATAATTTATCCAGTTATAACAATTGTTAGTGTTCGTGTGGAAAAAGATGGAAAATATATTGAAGCACAGGTGGTGCCTCAACAATGGTAA
- a CDS encoding SHOCT domain-containing protein: MYWHYGPMWSNGFFGWMGWLGPIIRLSVFFFVVFIIYKLFKNLINGIHEKENVIHYSSKSESLKILNERLARGEISEEEYQKIKNLILKN, encoded by the coding sequence ATGTATTGGCACTACGGACCTATGTGGAGTAATGGATTTTTTGGTTGGATGGGATGGCTTGGACCAATAATAAGACTTTCAGTATTTTTCTTTGTAGTATTTATAATTTATAAATTGTTTAAAAATTTGATTAATGGTATCCATGAAAAAGAAAATGTAATTCACTATTCCTCAAAAAGTGAAAGTCTCAAAATTTTAAATGAGAGATTAGCCAGAGGAGAAATTAGTGAAGAGGAATATCAAAAAATTAAAAATCTTATACTCAAAAATTAA
- a CDS encoding HAD family hydrolase: protein MVRNIIFDLGRVLINWAPKKYMEKVFDKDTVTFFMNNIFNTNDWNLMDKGLIDEEELWKKKLSTFPQYKEEIEHMKNKVIDLLTPIEENVNILYELKKKYKLYVLSNFSKNSFKMVKEKYKFFELFNGIVISSYVNSIKPEEKIYKILIKTYNIIPEESLYIDDKIENISTGKRLGFKTIHLKSPELLKNKLKKYI from the coding sequence ATGGTTAGAAATATCATCTTTGATTTAGGAAGAGTACTTATAAATTGGGCCCCCAAAAAATACATGGAAAAAGTGTTTGACAAAGATACCGTAACATTCTTTATGAACAATATCTTTAACACAAACGATTGGAACTTAATGGACAAAGGTTTAATAGATGAAGAAGAGTTATGGAAGAAAAAATTATCCACATTCCCCCAATATAAAGAAGAAATTGAGCATATGAAAAACAAAGTCATTGATCTTCTTACACCAATAGAAGAAAATGTAAATATACTCTACGAACTTAAAAAGAAATACAAACTCTACGTACTTTCAAATTTTAGTAAAAATTCATTTAAGATGGTAAAAGAAAAATACAAATTCTTCGAATTATTTAACGGAATAGTCATTTCAAGTTATGTAAATTCCATTAAACCAGAGGAAAAAATATATAAAATACTTATCAAAACATACAACATAATTCCTGAGGAAAGCCTCTATATAGATGACAAAATAGAGAATATATCCACTGGAAAAAGGTTGGGATTTAAAACAATACATTTAAAAAGTCCAGAGCTCCTTAAAAACAAATTAAAAAAATATATCTAA